A window of Humulus lupulus unplaced genomic scaffold, drHumLupu1.1 SCAFFOLD_127, whole genome shotgun sequence contains these coding sequences:
- the LOC133811167 gene encoding uncharacterized protein LOC133811167 has protein sequence MGLFPIDKSLLRAGDHVYGYRNTHVYTHHGIYVGDDRVIHFTSPDFSKSPNHVTSCGDCNYAPTKDRGVVKSCLDCFLNGHSLYLFDYGVSSSRFFFNRSGTCSTGSCIYSPDDVVRRAADILNSDEGFGDYDFSTSNCETFAVYCKTGKRVSLQIFSWKNKGKTAFEDMTRQPLSVKNTAKTVFNVLVKQKIDTLRYDIRMHQQESNGADEDQQEKKDDDDGDKIRSVPFLPLFNPLPCQMPYMLPLFLIILLVLPIYAKIVLIFLLVLSVYAKIIMSNIITILRKFFTAT, from the exons atgggtttattTCCAATCGATAAGAGTTTACTTCGAGCAGGAGATCACGTTTACGGCTACAGAAACACGCACGTCTACACCCACCACG GAATATATGTTGGAGATGATAGAGTGATTCATTTCACAAGCCCTGACTTCTCCAAATCACCAAACCATGTCACCAGCTGCGGAGACTGCAACTACGCTCCAACGAAGGACCGAGGAGTGGTCAAGTCCTGCCTTGACTGCTTCCTCAACGGCCACAGTCTCTATCTCTTCGACTATGGTGTCTCATCTTCGAGGTTTTTCTTCAATAGATCAGGAACATGCTCCACCGGCTCATGCATCTACTCCCCAGACGACGTCGTCCGACGCGCCGCCGATATCTTAAACTCCGACGAGGGTTTCGGCGATTACGACTTTTCTACGAGCAATTGTGAGACCTTCGCAGTGTACTGCAAGACTGGCAAACGTGTAAGCTTGCAAATCTTTTCTTGGAAAAATAAAGGAAAGACTGCGTTTGAAGATATGACTCGTCAGCCCCTTTCTGTGAAGAACACGGCTAAAACTGTGTTTAATGTGCTTGTGAAACAGAAGATTGATACGCTTCGATATGATATAAGAATGCATCAACAAGAATCTAATGGtgcagacgaagatcaacaagaAAAAaaggatgatgatgatggtgacaAGATTCGAAGCGTACCTTTTCTACCTCTGTTCAACCCGTTACCTTGTCAGATGCCTTACATGCTCCCTCTATTTCTCATAATCTTATTAGTGTTGCCCATTTATGCAAAGATAGTTCTCATATTCTTATTAGTGTTGTCCGTTTATGCAAAGATAATCATGTCAAACATCATCACGATACTCAGAAAGTTCTTCACGGCCACCTAG